In Pseudemcibacter aquimaris, the sequence AACCAAGGGCCGCGCGCTGTAATTTACGCACATCACGTTGGAATGCCTGTAAGCCCGCCGGATCATTCGCCGGAAGCGCTTTATTATTCAGTGGGTAAAGCGCAAAGCCTTCCGAACCGGTCAGCGATGTTTCAACACCATCCTGATATTTCACAAGTGACACTGAATATGTACCCGGCAATACCATGTCGCCGTATGGGCCAATGCCCCAACGGTTTTCGCTCGCATCACCTAGTCTTGTTGGCTCAAGCCCCGGATAACGACCGTTCCAACTGATACGGTGAAGACCGGCTGAACTGTTCCCCTTAACACGGGCAACGATATTGCCTGACGCGTCACGCACAACAAGGAACACTTGCGGTTTCTTTTGCAGTGCTTCTGCGCGTAATGTCGCCATATCAGGGTATGACGTTGAACCGCCCGCCGTTGTTGTTTCAAGGTCGGCAGCAACACGGCGTTCTTTGTCGGTCTTCATGCTTTCTGATAAATGATACGTAAAGACTGCACCAACCGGTGGGTTCGGCGCGGAATAGTATGCATGACCCTGTGTACCGTTACGGCCCCAAACAAGTCTTTCTTTTTCGATATAAAGTGGCGCATCCTTCACCGGGTAAAGGCTTGCTGCATCCGCAATGCGTTCATCATCCATATGACGCAGCGGATCAATATTATCCAGCACAAAGAAACCACGGCCGAATGTTCCGGCGACAAGATCACTTTCATCTTCTTGAATGGTGATATCCTGGAACGCGATTGTCGGCACGTTTCCTTTTAATCTTACCCAGTCATCACCACCATTAACCGATGTCCAAAGACCAAGTTCCGTACCCACAAAAAGTAATTCCGGATCAACATGATCCTGAATGATGGTCCAGACCGTATGACGTTCCGGCAGGTTTGATGCGATTGATGTCCAGCGGCGACCACGGTCCGTACTTTTTAAAACATATGGGGTAAAATCACCGCTTTTATAATGGTTAAAGGTAATATAAACCGTGTCGGCATCATGTTTATCTGCCATCACGTCAGAAACATATGCATATTCCGGCACACCTGGGAATTCTTCAATTTTACGCCAGCTTTCACCGCCGTTATCAGAAACCTGCAATAATCCGTCATCGGTACCCGCATATAAAAGTCCCGCGACAACCGGGGATTCATCGAATGCAACGATTTGGCCCCAGCGTGAACTTGCCGAATTTTTATGAAGTGCTTCCGGCCCCCAAACGCGGTCCATAATTGGTAATGTGTTACGGTCAATACCACGACTTAAATCATCACTGATCCTTTTCCATGTGCTACCGTAATCATCACTGACGAACAGGTAATTACCCGCAAAATAAAGACGTTTACCGTCATGCGGGCTGATTAATATTGGTGCATTCCAGTGCCATTTAAATGGTGGTAGCCCCTCTTCCTGTTGCGGTTGAATATTTTGTACTTCGCCGCTTGCCTTATCAAAACGAACAAGGTTTCCGTATTGCGATTGCGTATAGACGATATTTTCATTATCCGGATCAATTTCAACACCGAAACCGTCACCGCCGATGGTGTTAAACCAATCCGCATTGGTGATACCGTTATAATTGATGGTACGGCTTGGGCCGCCTTGTGTGGCGTTATCCTGCGTGCCGCCATAAATGTTATAGAACGGCTTTGCATTATCCACAGCAACGCGGTAAAACTGCGCCAGCGGTAAGTTATCAATATAATTCCATGTTTTTGAATGGTCCCAGCTTTGATATAAACCGCCATCAGTACCAAGCAGCATGTAATTCGGATCTTTTGGATCAAGATAGATGAAATGATGATCCGAATGGATATGTTCCCAGCTTAAATCATGCCATGTTGCACCGCCATCATCGGTATAACGGGTGTTGAAATCCACCGAATAAACACGGTCAAAACGGCTTGGGTCCACGAATATTTCTGTGTAATACTGCGGGTCAACGTTAAGTTCGTTGCTCATTCTGTTCCAGCTTTCACCGCCATCGCTTGAACGGAAAAAAACGCTTTGGCTACCTGCGGAAATCATGGCGTAAAGTACGTTGCGGTCCTGCGGTGAAATGTTAAGGCCAATACGTCCCACATTACCAGTCGGCAGGCCTTTCATAATTTTTTTCCATGTTTTACCGCCGTCCGTGGATTTATATGCTGCTGATTCCGGGCCGCCCGCAACAAGACGCGCCACATGGCGACGACGTTGATAGGATGACGCATAAATCGTATCAGGATCGCTGTCATGGAACACCACATCTGAAATACCGGTGTGTTCGCTGATCTCAAGGATCAGTTCCCAATTTTCACCGCCATCAGTGGTTTTATAAAGACCGCGTTCACCGCCCTTATCCCAAAGCGGACCTTGTGCGGCCACATAAACAACATCGCTGTCACGCGGGTCGATCAGGATTTTACCAATATGCTCGGATGTATGAAGTCCCATGTTGGTCCAGCTTTTACCGGCATCAAGGCTTTTATAAACGCCATTACCCATACCGACCGCGCGCTGCGCATTATTTTCCCCTGTGCCCAGCCAGATGACATTGGAATTATCAGGATCGATTGTCACATAACCCGTTGAATATGCTTCATAATCATCGAAAATCGGTGTCCATGTTGTACCGGAATTTACCGTTTTCCATAATCCACCGGATGCCACAGCCACATACCATGTGCTTGTGTCATTCTGGTCAACCGCCACATGTGAAATACGCCCGGACATAAACCCAGGACCAAGGTTTCTAAGTTCTAACCCTGACAGTGTATCTTCATCGATTGAAATTTCCGCGGCCGCCTGTCCCGTGACAGAAATCATCGCGCACATAATCATCAGCAATGTTTTTTTCATAACATCTCCCCTTTAAAGTCTTCCCAAGAATGGATCGTATATTTTATACAATTAACTGTACAGAATGATATTAAAGGAGACAACCGAAAAAACGGCGTCGGCCATCATTGAATGTAATTGTTTTCAGGATTTGAACAATTATTTATTCTTTTGAACCAAACGTTCGAGCGCCTGCAGGAAATTTGAACGGTCTTGTTTGGTGAACGCCGCATTATAATGACCGCGAATTTGGCCTTGTTTGCCCTCACCCATTTCGCGCTGTTCTGCGCGAATATCACGCACCGCAAGGGCGACACCGATATTATCGTTGGTAAATTCCTTACCCGTTGGCCCAATGACAAGCGCATTTTTCTTAAGACACCTATCCGCAAGCGGAATATCAGCCGTAATGGCGATATCCTTTTCACCAATTTGTTCCGCGATCCAGTTATCGGCTTCATCCGCGCCTTCTGATACGACGATTTTTTGCACCAAAGGCCCAACGTCCATGCGCATCCATTGATTGCTCACCAAAAAAACTTGCGCTTCATGACGGTACGCCACACGCAGCACTTCGTCTTTAACCGGACAGGCATCGGCATCAACATAAATGGAAAGTGTCATTCTTTTCGCCAGGTTAGTATTCTTTTCGCTCGCTTATAGGGCAAAGGATCGGAAAAGTCACGGTTGCAATCGTGCCGATATGTTCCTGGCTTTCGAACATCAACGTTCCACCATGGGCATCAACCAATGATTTCACAATCGAAAGACCAAGCCCTGTGCCGGGTGCGGCGATCATGGCTTCTTCCTGACCGCGGAAAAACGGATTGGTGATTTTTCTTAAATCTTTTTCCGGGATGCCGATCCCTTCGTCACAGACTTTAATCACCATATGATCTCTTCTGTGGGACGCCTTGATGAGAACAGCACTTTTTTCGGTGGAAAATTTAATCGCATTTGAAATCAGGTTATTTAAAACCTGTTTTAATGAACGCCTGTCGGCGAATAATTCCGGCAGATCTTCTTCGATATCAAGATTGATTTCCACCTCGCGGCGCTGGGCGATGACCTTTAACGAACTGACGCAACGTTGAATAAAAACATCAACATCGATCATTTCTTTCGTAAGTATGCGTTTGTCGGCCTCGATTTCTGAAATATCAAGCACATCATTAATCAAATCCAACAGATGATGACCGCTTTCATAAATATCGGCAATATAATCCCTATATCGGTCATTACCGATTTTACCAAAGCTTTCGGATTTAATAATTTCAGAAAAGCCAATGATAGCGTTCAGTGGCGTTCTGAATTCGTGGGACATGGTCGCAAGGAAATTGGATTTCACATTGTTGGCGCGTTCCGCCATAAATTTTGCTTCTTCAAGGGCGATATAAGCTTCATATTGATCAGTGACGTCACGGGAAACGGCAACAGCCTCGATAATTTCACCGCTCTTCTCACTATTATATATGGGGGCGCAATGTTGGCTCATGCGGCGCTTACTACCACGAAGTCCGGTTATATTAAATTCAACATCGGTGGTTTTACCGGCATAGGCATCATCAATGCTTTTCTTAAAAACACTGTGGTATTCCTCGTCGACAACACCAAATAGGTCTGCACCGCGCACTTCGTCCATATGATAGCAATCGATCATTTCAAGACCGGCCAGGTTCATATCAACAAGTTTATAATCACGGCTGACGATTTTTACACAGTCAGGCTGACTGTCAACAATGGCCCTAAGGCGTGCTGCGTCGTTACGATACCCCAACAAGTCTTGCTTGGCATACGGTAACCAGTTTTCATCTTTAATCGAATATTGGCGTGCCATATTAGCTATTTTTTCCCAAACCTCTCATAACTTCCGTCGCTATATTGAAGAGAGAGGTACAAATTGACAAGTATTATTTGTCGTTATATTAAAAAAAGCGAATATTCCTCCATGCCGGAATTTTTTATAATTCCTTTCGGCCCCGAAACTATTTTACAGATAATAAAAACTTGAACAGTAATTGTTATTCTACCTAATTTTAGTCAAATTTTCAAGTTATGAAAAAAACTTGTGATCCTGATCATTTATATTTAAGAATAATCGCAAGATTTAAGGACATTATTATCATGAAAAATATCGCCGTTTTTGCAATCACTGCCGCACTTTCATTTTCTGCTTACGCACAAGCACCAAGCGCGGAAGACATTAACAAATCTGTCGCCGAAGAAGACAAAGCAAAAATCGCCATGATGAAAAATGATCTGGAAACCGCATATGTTCATATGAAAAATGCAGCGCAACTTGATCCAACCAATTCAACATTTTTCAATAGCGTCGCATACCTCGCCATGAAAAACGGTGAACCGGAAAAGGCCATTGAATTTCTGGAAAATGCCAAAAAACTGGATCAGGATAGTTTCGGTGAAGGTCATCCAAATGTCGCTGCAGTGATAAACAACATGGCATCCGTATACAGCAGCATGGGAAATCATGACAAGGCCGTCGAACATTACCAGCAAGCATATGACATGGTTGCGGCCGCCCTTGGTGAAAAACACCCACAAGCCGAAAACATTAAAAACCTGCTTGAAAATGAAAAAGCGAAATAACGCTTAACGGGTTAAACTTAACCCAAATCAAGGACAATTTCTGGTCATTTGTATAGAATCCACCTATAGTAATTCTTAGGAGGAAGACATGTACAAGACAATCTTACTTCCCGTTGAGGGGGTCGAACAATCAGCACCATGTGAAAAAATGGCGTTAAGGATTGGGCGTGATTTTTCATCACATATCAAAGGATTAAGGATCGTACCAACACTACAATCCTTGCAAGCAATCACGGAACATCATTATCTGACATATGATGTCTATGAACAGATTTTGGAAAATCAAGCCGAAGAGTTAAGACGTGATAAGGAAGCATTCATAAGAACACTTGATCAAGTGCCGCTTGAATATGAATGGATCGAGGAAGAAGGCGATTTCCTTTCCCATTTAAAGGCGCACGCGCGAACGGCCGACCTTGCGATTGTGCCACAAGGATCAGATGAACTTGGTGATGTGATGGGCGACATACCGTCATTCATTCTTGATTGCGGCATACCGACGCTCGCGGTTCCCAAAGTCGCGAGAGAGGATACATTCGCAGAGAATATCTTCATCGCATGGAACGGCGGCAAGGAAAGCATCAGGGCCGTACATGGCGCCATGCCATTGCTGAAAAAAGCAGCGAATGTAACGGTGTTATCGATCGCAGAAGAAAAAAAGGATGAAATCGTCACCGCGGATGTGTGTAAATATCTTGCTCATCATGATGTAAATGTGAAAGGCATGACGGAAGGTTTACATTATGACCCGGGTGCAAAGCTTATGGAAATATGTCTTGAAAATAATGCGGACTTGATTGTCGCTGGTGCCTGGGCACATACAAGGCTTGCGGAACTGATATATGGCGGTGTGACAAAAACACTGTTTAACAATCAGGAAATACCGGTGCTATTCGCCCATTAGCCATAAAAAAAAGCCGCCTGCACATCTGCAAGCGGCTTTTCAAATACATTATATCTCTAATTAACCAACGATTTCTGAATCGTTGAAGAAATATTCGATTTCGATTTTTGCATTTTCAAGGCTGTCTGAACCGTGAACTGAGTTTTCACCGATGTCCAGTGCGTATGTTTTACGGATTGTGCCTTCGTCTGCTTCTGCTGGATTTGTTGCGCCCATGATTTCACGGTTACGTGCAACAGCATCTTCACCTTCAAGAACCTGAACAACAACTGGTTCTGACATCATGAACTCAACTAGTTCACCGAAGAATGGACGCTCTTTATGTACAGCGTAGAAGCCTTCAGCTTTTTCACGAGTAAGGTGAACACGCTTGCTTGCGACAACACGAAGACCACCGTCTTCAAGCATTTTTGTGATTGCGCCTGTTAGGTTGCGTTTTGTTGCATC encodes:
- a CDS encoding VPS10 domain-containing protein, giving the protein MKKTLLMIMCAMISVTGQAAAEISIDEDTLSGLELRNLGPGFMSGRISHVAVDQNDTSTWYVAVASGGLWKTVNSGTTWTPIFDDYEAYSTGYVTIDPDNSNVIWLGTGENNAQRAVGMGNGVYKSLDAGKSWTNMGLHTSEHIGKILIDPRDSDVVYVAAQGPLWDKGGERGLYKTTDGGENWELILEISEHTGISDVVFHDSDPDTIYASSYQRRRHVARLVAGGPESAAYKSTDGGKTWKKIMKGLPTGNVGRIGLNISPQDRNVLYAMISAGSQSVFFRSSDGGESWNRMSNELNVDPQYYTEIFVDPSRFDRVYSVDFNTRYTDDGGATWHDLSWEHIHSDHHFIYLDPKDPNYMLLGTDGGLYQSWDHSKTWNYIDNLPLAQFYRVAVDNAKPFYNIYGGTQDNATQGGPSRTINYNGITNADWFNTIGGDGFGVEIDPDNENIVYTQSQYGNLVRFDKASGEVQNIQPQQEEGLPPFKWHWNAPILISPHDGKRLYFAGNYLFVSDDYGSTWKRISDDLSRGIDRNTLPIMDRVWGPEALHKNSASSRWGQIVAFDESPVVAGLLYAGTDDGLLQVSDNGGESWRKIEEFPGVPEYAYVSDVMADKHDADTVYITFNHYKSGDFTPYVLKSTDRGRRWTSIASNLPERHTVWTIIQDHVDPELLFVGTELGLWTSVNGGDDWVRLKGNVPTIAFQDITIQEDESDLVAGTFGRGFFVLDNIDPLRHMDDERIADAASLYPVKDAPLYIEKERLVWGRNGTQGHAYYSAPNPPVGAVFTYHLSESMKTDKERRVAADLETTTAGGSTSYPDMATLRAEALQKKPQVFLVVRDASGNIVARVKGNSSAGLHRISWNGRYPGLEPTRLGDASENRWGIGPYGDMVLPGTYSVSLVKYQDGVETSLTGSEGFALYPLNNKALPANDPAGLQAFQRDVRKLQRAALGSARVVNDVEEQLKYLEKAMLETPNATAGMFASLREMEIELAALKITLINDQMLSDMNIQRAPSILSRISRIVGSFWSSSSDPSTNHRDSYRIAAEKFTDVHQKLNTLVNGPLRDLHNQMEAANAPWTPGRGVPQWNGD
- a CDS encoding universal stress protein; this encodes MYKTILLPVEGVEQSAPCEKMALRIGRDFSSHIKGLRIVPTLQSLQAITEHHYLTYDVYEQILENQAEELRRDKEAFIRTLDQVPLEYEWIEEEGDFLSHLKAHARTADLAIVPQGSDELGDVMGDIPSFILDCGIPTLAVPKVAREDTFAENIFIAWNGGKESIRAVHGAMPLLKKAANVTVLSIAEEKKDEIVTADVCKYLAHHDVNVKGMTEGLHYDPGAKLMEICLENNADLIVAGAWAHTRLAELIYGGVTKTLFNNQEIPVLFAH
- a CDS encoding YaiI/YqxD family protein, whose protein sequence is MTLSIYVDADACPVKDEVLRVAYRHEAQVFLVSNQWMRMDVGPLVQKIVVSEGADEADNWIAEQIGEKDIAITADIPLADRCLKKNALVIGPTGKEFTNDNIGVALAVRDIRAEQREMGEGKQGQIRGHYNAAFTKQDRSNFLQALERLVQKNK
- a CDS encoding PAS domain-containing sensor histidine kinase, yielding MARQYSIKDENWLPYAKQDLLGYRNDAARLRAIVDSQPDCVKIVSRDYKLVDMNLAGLEMIDCYHMDEVRGADLFGVVDEEYHSVFKKSIDDAYAGKTTDVEFNITGLRGSKRRMSQHCAPIYNSEKSGEIIEAVAVSRDVTDQYEAYIALEEAKFMAERANNVKSNFLATMSHEFRTPLNAIIGFSEIIKSESFGKIGNDRYRDYIADIYESGHHLLDLINDVLDISEIEADKRILTKEMIDVDVFIQRCVSSLKVIAQRREVEINLDIEEDLPELFADRRSLKQVLNNLISNAIKFSTEKSAVLIKASHRRDHMVIKVCDEGIGIPEKDLRKITNPFFRGQEEAMIAAPGTGLGLSIVKSLVDAHGGTLMFESQEHIGTIATVTFPILCPISERKEY
- the ndk gene encoding nucleoside-diphosphate kinase, translated to MALQRTFSIIKPDATKRNLTGAITKMLEDGGLRVVASKRVHLTREKAEGFYAVHKERPFFGELVEFMMSEPVVVQVLEGEDAVARNREIMGATNPAEADEGTIRKTYALDIGENSVHGSDSLENAKIEIEYFFNDSEIVG
- a CDS encoding tetratricopeptide repeat protein; its protein translation is MKNIAVFAITAALSFSAYAQAPSAEDINKSVAEEDKAKIAMMKNDLETAYVHMKNAAQLDPTNSTFFNSVAYLAMKNGEPEKAIEFLENAKKLDQDSFGEGHPNVAAVINNMASVYSSMGNHDKAVEHYQQAYDMVAAALGEKHPQAENIKNLLENEKAK